In the Nicotiana tabacum cultivar K326 chromosome 16, ASM71507v2, whole genome shotgun sequence genome, one interval contains:
- the LOC107831942 gene encoding putative pectinesterase 11 → MAFHGYTAMVVVILAMSYLLICSEADSNTQLSTAILIKVDQSGNGDFKKIQDAIDAVPSHNSQHIFISVKPGIYREKIVVPADKPFITISGRKPVNNTIITGNDFGDIFESSTFTVFASDFVARHLTIQNTYGTGAKAVALRVEGDRVGFVGCRIKSHQDTLLDDVGRHYYKNCYIEGDTDFICGNGASLFEKCHLHSLSEGNGAITAQHRQSSQENTGFTFVGCKITGVKSAILGRPWGPYARVVFAQTYMSSVILPYGWEDWNVPSRQRTSYFAEYKCYGPGASSDKRVNWLRTLSSEDAVPYLKESIMGPKSWIRSKPTHLIPLSKAISTSFNKKRSSP, encoded by the exons ATGGCTTTTCACGGGTACACTGCGATGGTGGTTGTTATATTAGCTATGAGCTATTTACTGATTTGTTCTGAAGCTGACTCAAATACTCAATTATCAACTGCAATTTTGATAAAAGTGGATCAATCTGGAAATGGAGATTTCAAGAAAATACAAGATGCAATTGACGCAGTACCTTCACATAATTcgcaacatatatttatttcgGTTAAGCCTGGGATTTACAGAGAAAAAATTGTTGTTCCTGCGGATAAGCCGTTTATAACAATCAGTGGTAGAAAACCAGTAAACAATACTATAATTACAGGGAATGATTTTGGAGATATATTTGAATCCTCTACTTTCACCGTTTTTGCCTCTGATTTCGTGGCTCGCCACCTTACAATTCAG AACACATATGGAACAGGAGCTAAAGCAGTAGCATTGAGGGTAGAAGGAGATAGAGTTGGCTTCGTGGGTTGTAGAATTAAGTCACATCAGGACACATTACTTGATGATGTTGGGAGGCATTACTACAAAAACTGTTATATAGAAGGGGACACTGACTTCATATGTGGAAATGGCGCTTCTCTCTTTGAG AAATGCCATTTGCATTCACTTTCAGaaggaaatggggctataacagCACAACATAGACAATCATCTCAGGAAAATACAGGTTTCACCTTTGTTGGATGCAAGATTACTGGAGTGAAGAGTGCAATTCTTGGTAGACCATGGGGTCCCTATGCCAGAGTAGTTTTTGCCCAAACTTATATGTCAAGCGTCATTCTCCCCTACGGTTGGGAAGATTGGAATGTCCCCTCCCGACAAAG GACATCATATTTTGCAGAGTACAAGTGTTATGGGCCAGGTGCAAGTTCAGATAAGAGGGTAAACTGGTTACGGACTTTGTCTAGTGAAGATGCTGTGCCTTACTTGAAGGAGAGCATTATGGGCCCAAAAAGTTGGATTAGGTCTAAGCCCACACATTTGATACCTTTATCTAAAGCAATCTCCACCAGTTTCAACAAAAAGAGAAGCAGCCCATGA